Proteins encoded within one genomic window of Hermetia illucens chromosome 2, iHerIll2.2.curated.20191125, whole genome shotgun sequence:
- the LOC119647922 gene encoding uncharacterized protein LOC119647922, whose protein sequence is MMVSFDVKSLFPNTPIKPAIHQLEVWLNKFNTTIDWRAKVRQYTKLASLCMGENYFTFREKFYKTTAGVSMGNPISPLVTEMFMAYVETIIEEKGIMPRIWFRYVDDVFAIVEKDRVDNTLTEINRIHPKIQFTIEKEEHGSLPFLDLRVINNSGKLEFEIYRKPTATQRTIPATSAHTATQQMAAYNSMVHRLCTYPLTKDGFNKERMFILDTAIKNGYTVEEIERLIKRKKDQIWKNQQSTLFEQESTLADTKWVSIPLSNDFYRIKSLLGKYNIKVVGSSRDATLKKQLGSEKDPLTEGEKSGIYKISCNDCEMVYIGQTKRLITTRFQEHLKEVERGERRGANTVRSSVAMHVIEEGHSVTRANLELVREVNKPHTLDAWESLEILRKDAAKLMNTDGGNCASRLIKKLADKYRDRTTH, encoded by the coding sequence ATGATGGTATCATTCGATGTCAAATCCTTGTTCCCAAACACTCCGATAAAACCAGCTATTCACCAACTAGAAGTTTGGCTGAATAAATTTAACACCACAATTGATTGGAGGGCCAAAGTGAGACAATACACTAAATTGGCATCACTATGCATGGgggaaaattatttcacatttcgtgaaaaattttataaaaccacaGCGGGAGTCTCCATGGGCAACCCAATATCACCACTGGTGACGGAAATGTTTATGGCATACGTTGAAACAATCATCGAAGAAAAGGGGATAATGCCGAGGATTTGGTTCAGGTATGTCGATGATGTATTTGCCATAGTTGAAAAGGACAGGGTAGACAACACGTTAACAGAAATTAATAGGATACACCCGAAGATCCAATtcacaatagaaaaagaagagcatGGATCGTTACCATTTTTGGACCTACGAGTAATTAACAATAGCGGAAAACTCGAATTCGAGATATACAGGAAGCCAACGGCAACCcaaagaacgataccagcaacctCGGCTCATACCGCAACACAACAAATGGCTGCCTACAACTCAATGGTGCACCGTCTTTGCACATACCCCCTAACCAAAGATGGCTTCAATAAAGAAAGAATGTTCATACTTGATACAGCTATCAAGAATGGTTACACGGTCGAAGAAATCGAAAGGCTGATCAAGAGAAAGAAAGACCAgatatggaagaaccaacagtcAACATTGTTCGAGCAAGAAAGCACTCTAGCTGATACTAAATGGGTGAGCATACCATTATCCAATgacttttatagaataaaatctCTCCTAgggaaatacaatataaaagtggtTGGATCAAGCAGAGACGCAACCCTTAAAAAACAATTAGGgagcgaaaaggacccattaacggaaggggaaaaaagtgggatctacaagatcagctgcaatgactgcgagatggtctacattggccagacaaaacgcctcatcactactaggttccaagaacacctAAAGGAAGTAGAGAGGGGAGAAAGACGAGGAGCCAACACGGTGCGTTCTTCGGTTGCGATGCACGTCATAGAGGAGGGGCATTCTGTGACGAGGGCAAATCTTGAGCTGGTACGAGAAGTGAATAAGCCACAcaccttggacgcatgggaaagcttggaaatattgcgaaaggatgcggcaaaattgatgaacacagatggagggaattgtgcatcaaggctaatcaaaaaactcgctgacaaatacagggaccgcaccacccactaa